TAACCGACTAGTGCAAGTACTTTGGCAGAAAGAATGTTTCCCGATCGTGGAAACCCGTaatgcagcagtagcagtcCGGCACAGGACGTTGTTGAGTAACATCAGTGGAATTTTCCACAGGAGCTGTAGAACTGCGCTCTCTGCCGGCTTACCGGTATCGACGATGTTTTTGCACTGACCGAATTTTCACCAAATTTTCATACTCGGCTAAACGGGCACGAAACCACGAGCTGCGTTTTGCTTTCTATGCAGGTGCCGAAAGCAGCAAATTACGCAGaagcgcacacgcacacacctgcCGCGCGGGTTTTTGTGTACATTTTGACGGCGGAACTGTCAAATACGTAGCTGTGGTACAATGGGACATTCATTggacatttttttgtaatgcaaaCAGACAAAAATAACTTTCACAATATCTTATTCTAGAACAGAAATAAACAAGTTTTTGGCCCccaattatattatttatgcATGTAAATAACAATAGCTAATCCACGAAAACatacattttaattgtttgtataCAAAAATGACCGCATGTGATCACATATGCCACTATGCAATTATTTTGAACTCGCACAGGGTGACTAGCCTCATCGTGGGGAACTGCTACTATTTGTTGCTCGGTTGATTTTGATTCGGAAGTGCAAACGTTTGATTTGTTAGCTTCTTTTTCACGTCCCACGTTGTTTAGTTTGATCAAACAGTTCGCGGATAAAACACCTCACAAAATATCCATCGTAGCACTCGCCTAAGAACGTGAAACTGTGCACCGCGTGCAAGGATGTCGAAATTTTTAACTCTGCGTCGTCCGACGACGATATCTAAATTAGCTCCACTAGTTCCACAACATCCGGACGCGCTTCCTCGCGAAATCGTACCACAATGGGCTGAATTGCTACCATCGTCGAAACTTCCCAACCGTTGCTGTCCAGTGCATGCGAAACAGTTTTCAAAAGGACCTTTGGCACATTCTTGCTGGGCGTATCCGGCCTGCCATGGATTCGATCTACAGGATCCTTGCATACGAATTGCCCAAAAGGACTATCACCTGTTACATGATAAGCATCTGCATCAGTTTTGGAGTGGATCACTTAAGAAGGTACAAGTGGGAATCGTTAGTGCTATAAGTACTCCTGTTAATTTGGACGTTTAAAACTTGTTATCTACAGAATTTGAAATTTCGTGGCCTAATCGATGGAGACGGAAGAGTGCTGTGCACACTACAGGAGCACAATGAGTTTCGAAACTTCCACTTCCTGCATTATCGTTTGCAGTTGCAAAACCTTCTCCATCAAATGGTATGTATTACAgacaaggaaaagaaaatcgctaagctttgcatttaattttcagAACAGTGAAAAAGCAAATATATCTCACTGCATGAAAATACAAACTCTTATGAAAAATGCTGCAGACTTTTGTGAAAAATTAGCCATCAGGCGCAGTCGGGCTGGTACAATTTATAGCAACAAAATGAATCGGTGAGTAGGCACAACTTGACCAACAAAAAGCTTTTTTCGATTAGCTTTTACAATTATATCATTTTAACTAAAACAGATGGAAAATATCAATAGAAAACTACGAACAGAAAACTTTGAACATAAAGAAGAACGTAGAGAtgaaaaagcaacagaaaataGCCGAAGGGCATCAGCACGATTTGAAAAACAAGCAACGCTATGATGAACTGTTAGCTCTTCGTAAGAGGTAAGCAAAATGAACGATTTATTCGATTTACTACTATAGATTCTATTGTGATattgtagaaaaaaattaatactTAAGAGAAAACTGCGAGAACGGAACGATGTACTGCGACAGCGGTTGATTAACCACAAGAACAGAAGTCAAGAGGTAAAAACTAGAATGGTATGTCAACATAAATCGGATCTCGTAACTCGAAAATGCTATCGGAAAATTAATCTCTCTATTCTGTTAAAGCAAATTGAACGTTTTCGAATGCACTACCTCGCGTACCTAAAGGAACGGAATGAAAATCGACAGTACTTGGAATCGTTTCTCACGCAAATGCAACATAAGGTCCGGGACAGAAAGGACATGTACGAGCGAAAGCACAAACAACTGGAAGAAGAACTGGTGCGAAGGAAAACGAGAAATCTGGCAAGGAAATATAACCGTCGAAGCAAAGCCATGCTGGTAAAAGCCCTCCTAAAGGAGTGTAAGAAAAAGCTCTTGACTAAGTCATCGGCCAGGACCGCTTCAATGGAACATGAAAGGATGGAGCGTGCGATCGATGCGGCCTATGCCATTCATACTACGATCAGTCCTACGACCAGCAGTGCGCAGATAATCGACACAGCCAGCCAGTTCATAATGGATCTACATGATGCACCTATAGAACCCTTGCCGCAGGATTCGCTCATCAGGGGCTATGTGGTCGATCGGCTCCGTGATATGACGCATCAGATTGTGCAAAAAGCTGTCCAACAAGCTTGCGTGCTCATCGAGCAGGTGGCTGTCAGAAAGTTCGAATCGCTTAACATGGAAGAGCGACCGGTAAGATCGTCACTCTCCAACCAAGGAAGCATTTCTAGGCAGGCTTCCTTTCAAGCCCGGTCCGAGCGCAATCAATCGAGGGTGTCCATGGGACCGGCTTCCATCGTAGAGCAGTACGAAACCGAAAACCTCTCAttgaaaaaatgcaaaaaccgACCTCCTACACCGGTTACCTCGGTAACGTCGCTTGTGGAACACACTCTGCACCAATCGAAAGAGGAACGAATTAGCATCAGTGCGCTAGAAGTAAGTACCGAAACGACCTTGGACATTTTGCggcgtatccaatccgagtcCTACCCACTCATACATGTAATGCACAGTCAGCGGCGCTATTTGGAAACTCATCTGTTGAAATATCGCATGATCTTACAACCGTACGTAGATCAGCGCGTATTGGCCGGCATCGATCTCGACCGGTCAGCTATCAAGCGCACCGTCGAAGTTGCTGATAGCGAGCCAACCGACAAGGAGGCAATCCTACAACTAACAGCAAACGCTCTGTTGCAGTTTCCGGACAGCAATCATCAATACGCTATCGCTCTCTTTGATTCGGTGAATTTCCTATCGCAGCAAGCGATTAGAAAAATTGAGCAAATACTGAACGCACCATAATTTTGGAAGCAAAATGCTATTAACGATTCTTATCTATcaaattattgtttcttttttattgtaattgtgCACAATGGGACAGTTTTTTCAAGAGAGTCTAATAAATTGTCTTTACACTTTGCTCGAGAGTATATATAACGAACTTAGGCCAACATTTTTTGTAACCGACCATCGTCGTACATCTTCTTGATGTCTGTCCCGCCGCCGACGAAGTTGCCATCGATAAACACTCTTGGAACCTATGGGGGAGAAGCACCGTTATTAGATAAAGTGTTGTTGATTGAAGGCTTTATGCCTCCACAATCACTAGGCGTGATATCACCACCCACTTACCGTCCTTCCACCGGTCAGCTCGCCCAGCACAGATTGCATCTCATCgccatcgtttcgtttgtccAGCTCGTAACAAGCGTATTCTTGGTTCAGCTTCTTGAAGGGCTGCAACGTAAAGGCGCATAATTAATGTGTGCCGCCTGATGTTTACCGGATGAGGTGAACAAATATTTCCCCTGATTCACACTTCAAAGCCACGTCATTTTGTTCAATAATTTTTGAACGATTCTACCGAAAACACTCACCTCCTTTGCCATGGTACAGTACGGGCAGTAGGTCTTGGAAAAGATTACCACCTTATCCTTCACGATAGCACTTTTTACAAATTCCGCTACGGTACCGCTCATGTTTGCTGGAACGTTTCGACTAACCAATGAACCCATAAAATGTTGCGACTGCGTCTCCGTATGTAAACTTTTGTCTTTCAACTTTTGGCGTAATCAGCGAGTTGACTCTCCCTTTTCGAGGAATGCGAATGACAGGTACAGTGGTgtgaaatccatctcgtaccTCGGTCAAGAAATTTTGTTTGGCCATTATTGCAACTCATTCTATTTCGTAACCAGTTGACCATTTTTGTACGAAACTCTCTTATAAAATTGATTACTTACTGCAGAAGCAATTGATTAtcgaatgtttgcaaaatgatCTAAGGTAAATAACGACCAATTCAAAATTcctgtaatgtttttttttcacaatttcaccACAGTCCCTGCTCAATGACAGCTGTTGTCAAATCACAAACATTGATGGTGAAAATTTACTTCGAGAAAAAGCCGAAAGCGGAGGCCACGGATTTGTTGGCATTTTTCTCGTGCTCTTCATACTCGTGTGCTTTaataaacaaactttttcCTGATATAAAGGTAAGTACTTTAATATGTACATGCATTACGTTTGATAAATGTAGAATGTCTGGATGAAAATCCGTGTTGAACGTTACCTTTCCCACCGCATCCGTCGAGATGCTCAAAATCGGCCATGTTTGATCTTAGCCTTCTGTAGCTACGTTGATAAATGCTATTTTTGTTGTAACGTGTACTCGAGAAGCCAACAGAGTGGAAAACAGCCTTTTATTTCATACACGAGCCACCAACTTACAGAGGCTAGGATTGTTCCAATGTAAAATATCAGAGGTTCCCATGCTACCTGCGGTAGGGAGAACTCAGAGTGGATCTCGTATTCTCGTTAGCCGTACTGTAGCGAATTAAAAACCCGTGTTAATCGATCatattttgcttcgttttgttattattattgctattcTTGAAGAATTCCAACCGTTTTCCGTCAACCGTCGCCGGGTATTCGTAGCCGTCGAAGCTATCGTGAAGATCCAACGGAAGAAGTCGCCACTACTTCTGCCCGCCCGCGTGTTCCGGTACCGAGTCAAACACCGAACAGACGTAGTAAAGACGATCGTTCATCGCGCGAGTACGTTCCCCTTCCGTACGACCCCGTAGGCGTGCACTAGCGCTTCGTTTTGTTCCTTGGAGCGCACAAGGACCAATCCCTTACCCGATTATCGCGCGTCTAGGTGGCCCCCAGCTGGCTGCCCCCCCATTTATTCCGTTCGCGACTTCCCCGGGTATGAGCAAAGCCGTCAAAATAGATCCATCAAGCGAAAGCAGCCGGGAACTGCCGCCCGGTACGTTCAAGCTCTTCATCGGCAATGTCGACGAGAAGACGCAGCCGTCCGAACTGCGGCCACTGTTCGAAAAATACGGTACGGTCGTCGAATGCGATGTGGTGAAGAATTTCGGCTTCGTCCACATGGAAAACGAAGATCAGGGCCGCGAGGCGATACAGCATCTGAACGGGTACGTGATCGGCGGTCAACCGATAAAAGTGGAGGCGGCCAGAAGCCGCCGGGCACCGAACGCCAACACGACGAAAATTTTCGTCGGTAACCTCACGGACAAAACGCGCGCACCGCAGGTACGCGAACTGTTTCAAAAGTTCGGTGCCGTCGTCGAGTGCGATATCGTGCGGAACTATGGCTTCGTGCATCTCGATCCGACCGGGGACGTGAACGATGCGATCCGGGAACTGAACGGCATGATGGTGGACGGCCAACCGATGAAGGTACAGGTGTCCACCAGCCGTGTCCGGCCGAAGCCCGGTATGGGCGATCCGGAACAGTGCTACCGGTGCGGTCGTGCCGGCCACTGGTCGAAGGAGTGTCCGCGTCTAATCTGGGCCGAACGTGGCTTCCGCGAACGCAGCATGTACGCCCGGGATCCGTATccgccgccgccaccgccGCCATTCCTTCGCGATCGTATTATGGACGGATTTAGGGTAAAATCAAACCAGCAAAACACTTATGCATGCATATTACTACCTTCTTTAGTTACTCCTTCACTCCTTCTTTTTATGGTTTATGTGctctttttgtttcaaaaatgcTTCTCTGTTTATCGAAACTATTTGTATTCCGTTTTGGTGGAAGATCGATAAGTAGACACTAcgcaatttattttccaatcttCAAACACGTAGCAACTCGTGGAACTTTCTCGCTATGAATTTTTCGACTGATTTTCCATAAACATTCACATTCAggaaatttttcattcattgagCTCAGGAACACCCAAAAACTGCTTAAATGTTTCAAACCCAAAAAATTGCTAGCACTTCCGCGCAACGGACAGACCACCTAACTGgaagcttgtttgtttttttcaaattctCTTTTCAAGTTTTGGCAGTACTAAAAGGTATATCCCGGTACTCTTGCATTGTGGCTATTCTGAAATTTTATGTGTTGGgttcttattttctttttgctaagTCGTGCTATTTCTCGCTATCTATTCGCTTCCTAAAAACCATCCACCCGATTGAACGTAAACCCAACTGGTTTGCTAACCATTTGCTACTGATGTAATTTACAGGACACGTTTGATTACTATGACCGCTACGAAGATCCGCGCGACCTGTTCGAAAGGCGGTACGGTATCCGGGGCCGTGACTTTCCCCCCATAAGACGCGAACCAATGCCACCGATACCGCCACTGATGAGGCGTAGCGTAACGGAGAGCAgtcgtagcagcagcagctacgaAGCCATCTTTAGCCGGCGTACGCCACCGCCGACCAGTCGGAATGGAAGCAGCAGCATAAGCCGCTTCGGTGTGTACGAAGACTTTAGCCGGGATTCGTTCGATGATAGGCGCGGTCTGCGTGGACCGTCGCCAACCCATCGGTACGCACCGTACTGAGACGGAATGAACTAGACCCACCACCATCCCCGTATGGTTGGGTTCTAAGATGTATTGGTGGCGCGAGTGTGTGATCGCACCGTCCCCCCACCCAGGCTCAGATATTACGTGGAATTTAGATGTTAATCTAAGAATCAATTACACACCGCATCGCCAGAAGGGATTAGAACAAAGGAATGGGGGAGGTTTCGGGAGAACCATATCGCAAGGCTAGTACTTCCCCATGCCGGCTCCAGATAGCTGCAAGGTTGTACTTACAGCTCCTTAACCCCATATAAGAAAAACAATGATCATGATCGAGAGAGTAGGGGGAAAAGTTATCCTCCGTGACTGTGTAAGAGAGTCCAAGAGTTTCAAATGCAACTGCTCTTAGGACTGTGTGACAAATTCTCATAACCGACACATGCATTTTTCGTTCACGTCTTCATTTATTAGTTGATTGTTTAGTATGTATTGCTAATAATTCTTTGCGTAAgtcatgttttatttgaaatcaTCTTTATTACGCTCATTTTTTATATCgctttttcatattttcttaTCGTGCGTCAACATTGTTGCGCTCTAATATCTTTAATCGTGGTATACATCGTTAATGGAATATCGGAATGATATTTCTGGGGCCGGTTCTACGAAACGAAGACGACGTGCTTGGTTCAGTGATTGATAgaatggtaaaacaaaacctagAACTAGCAGGAATCGGTCTACGGCGAAAGTAATACTGTGTAAAAGTTATCATAAGCTACTGAAGATAATAAACAAACGTTTTAAACACCTGAACGGAATGAGTTTTGGATTCTAGTTCTACGAGAATATTTCGAATGGGAAGTAGTAGTCTTTTTATTACACACGGATGGTAACCACTACGAAGCTCCGATGCAACTTCGCTATTCTAATCACAGTTTCGTACAGACTTAATCAACACTTGTATGTTGCGCTGAGATTAATGTACACTCAGATCATTGCTGCCCGACCGTCTACAGCTCCTTCCAGCCGTAtttgttcttttccttccctttgtCCCGTTCCTTTCCGTAGTCCTTTGTTCCCTTCGGTTCGTtatattttgcttcacttGGTTTAGGTCCTTCTGCCCTTTCCGGTGGACAATAGCAGCATCGTTGCTGTGAATCCAGGTATGATTTGCAGCCCAAGGTAAGCGTACCGGTGAAGAGCATCTTTGCGGCAGCCTTACAACCTGATACAGAAATACGCAAACGGAgacaaaagtgaaatctagTGCCGATTGTTTTCTGCTTCACACTTACCTTTGACCACAATATCGCCTACAACATTCTTCTCGTAGTCATCACAGTACCGGTATAGGCAGCGTTTGAAGTCTAAATCGCACAGCTCCTTGTCGCTGTTGCACGTATCGTAACAGATATCATGTGCATTGCAACACTGTTCCATCTCTACCGCTGGCAGGTACTCGGTACTGATTTTCATCCCCAGAGATCCGCATCCATCCGATTGCGGTATGTAGAACTTATTGCGCGTGGGTGTTACATCTGAAAGGAACGtcatacacacaaacggaaTCAATGTGATGCTGTGCAAAACTGCTTCCGGTTCAAGTTCTCTTACCGCCAGGACATTTATACACACAGTTCTCCTCTACCGCCGCATCAAACACTTCGTGGACGACTTTAAATTTCTTCGCCACATGTAACACGTTTTTCATCACATCGCCAAAGACGGCTTCGGCCGCTATAATGGCATCGCGCAGATTCGCTATCATATTCGAACCGTAGCCGGTATACGCGTACGTTAGGAAGGTAAGCGAATAGATCGCCACTTTCATGTATGGAATTTGCATTTTGTCGAGGTTTTCTGTTCTTTCGATTCGTTTCGCTTGAGCACTTCACAGcttttggtttagtttttcgTCGTCGAAAATCCCGCGCCTCCTGCGATTGTCGGTGGCCAGGTGTTGTAGAGTAGTAGCTCCCAGATGATGACCAGCACTGACGTGGTCAATTACGGTGCGTATAGTTTGTCGTTTGTAAAGCGGCAATTTTCACCAGAAGTACCAAGCATTTTTAGCAAGAttgagtgtttatttttagatctttttttagttctgACTAATTTAGAAACAAACTGCTTGGTACGGACAGGAATTAAGCAGACGATTGAAAAGCCGAAGGCATGTGGGAAGGAGGGGGGGAgtgagttgtttgttttgaatggcTCAGCGTTTATAGCCCCAGTTTCGATACCCATGCAGTACCGACCTTGCAGTTTTGGTTGAAAtattgcacttttttattcaaaatttgtgGATGTACTTAGCAACACAAATGACACATATGCATAAATGATATTTAATACACTAAATTTTAACATTCCACTGtatcagcaaaacaaactcccCGATAAAATGCGCTTCAATTGGCGTACAGCGACAACCGTTGCGTTGGATTGACAGTTGCCcttcaaaaattgtttacttGTGTGCGAGCTTCGGTGACGGCAAAAAGTGCGTTCTTTTTCCCAGCGCATTTTGGCTTGTAGCGAAAAAAGCGAAGTAAAATATCTACAGTTTTCCTGTTTGATTCCCCAGCAGCTTCTCCGTGAACCGCTCATTAAGATGCGATTGTGTGAACTACTATGTTTGCACCGGGTTTAAAAAGTACGTCCGGAAACGTTCGGAACCCGCGGCTAAAGCTTGGCTCAGCAGCATCCGCAGCTGCAGCACCATCATCCAGCTCGTCCTGCCCATTGAGCGGAGAGACGCACGAGCACCGTAGAACGCAGCGAAGGTGTACTGGTATCTTACCGCCGAACGTGGATGGTCGGCCACGCGGTACACTAGCGATTGGATTTGGTAACTTCCTGGAATCTCCCCGTGTGACTGCGGGTGGCTCTCCCGCTAGCGTCGGAATTCGTTGGAACAGCACGAAGGTATACGCTGCAGTTGATCTGCAGGTAGTGTGGTGGGGACAGAAGGCATCCACTCCGGTGGCAACGCTTCACTGGGCAGAGGGAGGAAAGAATAGTGGTTGCGTCGATTACGAAGTTTGTACCAGTGCAGGGCTATTCCGACGGTATCTGAAAAGCTGCGAACCTGTGCGCCTGAGACTATACTCCAAACGCACCGAAACTCTTATCGGAACGGCCAAGGTACCGATAccgaataaaattataaatttctgCGAAACTGCTGACCCAGCGACGGCCGCCACACAAAGCTGTGGAGAGATTCTCAGCGTACGCGGCTTTCGGCTCGGTGAACTTTGTTTGGAATTCTCCCTCAAATTCGATCCCAAGGAGTTTCCGGCAAATCCATCCAAACCCGTCAGCTCACAGTCCcagaaagggaaagaaaatcggaaaatgttaTGCGTCGAGCAGCCC
This region of Anopheles marshallii chromosome 2, idAnoMarsDA_429_01, whole genome shotgun sequence genomic DNA includes:
- the LOC128708833 gene encoding uncharacterized protein LOC128708833, giving the protein MSKFLTLRRPTTISKLAPLVPQHPDALPREIVPQWAELLPSSKLPNRCCPVHAKQFSKGPLAHSCWAYPACHGFDLQDPCIRIAQKDYHLLHDKHLHQFWSGSLKKNLKFRGLIDGDGRVLCTLQEHNEFRNFHFLHYRLQLQNLLHQMNSEKANISHCMKIQTLMKNAADFCEKLAIRRSRAGTIYSNKMNRWKISIENYEQKTLNIKKNVEMKKQQKIAEGHQHDLKNKQRYDELLALRKRKKLILKRKLRERNDVLRQRLINHKNRSQEVKTRMQIERFRMHYLAYLKERNENRQYLESFLTQMQHKVRDRKDMYERKHKQLEEELVRRKTRNLARKYNRRSKAMLVKALLKECKKKLLTKSSARTASMEHERMERAIDAAYAIHTTISPTTSSAQIIDTASQFIMDLHDAPIEPLPQDSLIRGYVVDRLRDMTHQIVQKAVQQACVLIEQVAVRKFESLNMEERPVRSSLSNQGSISRQASFQARSERNQSRVSMGPASIVEQYETENLSLKKCKNRPPTPVTSVTSLVEHTLHQSKEERISISALEVSTETTLDILRRIQSESYPLIHVMHSQRRYLETHLLKYRMILQPYVDQRVLAGIDLDRSAIKRTVEVADSEPTDKEAILQLTANALLQFPDSNHQYAIALFDSVNFLSQQAIRKIEQILNAP
- the LOC128718530 gene encoding uncharacterized protein LOC128718530; the protein is MGSLVSRNVPANMSGTVAEFVKSAIVKDKVVIFSKTYCPYCTMAKEPFKKLNQEYACYELDKRNDGDEMQSVLGELTGGRTVPRVFIDGNFVGGGTDIKKMYDDGRLQKMLA
- the LOC128718928 gene encoding RNA-binding protein lark translates to MSKAVKIDPSSESSRELPPGTFKLFIGNVDEKTQPSELRPLFEKYGTVVECDVVKNFGFVHMENEDQGREAIQHLNGYVIGGQPIKVEAARSRRAPNANTTKIFVGNLTDKTRAPQVRELFQKFGAVVECDIVRNYGFVHLDPTGDVNDAIRELNGMMVDGQPMKVQVSTSRVRPKPGMGDPEQCYRCGRAGHWSKECPRLIWAERGFRERSMYARDPYPPPPPPPFLRDRIMDGFRDTFDYYDRYEDPRDLFERRYGIRGRDFPPIRREPMPPIPPLMRRSVTESSRSSSSYEAIFSRRTPPPTSRNGSSSISRFGVYEDFSRDSFDDRRGLRGPSPTHRYAPY
- the LOC128719650 gene encoding group XIIA secretory phospholipase A2, which encodes MQIPYMKVAIYSLTFLTYAYTGYGSNMIANLRDAIIAAEAVFGDVMKNVLHVAKKFKVVHEVFDAAVEENCVYKCPGDVTPTRNKFYIPQSDGCGSLGMKISTEYLPAVEMEQCCNAHDICYDTCNSDKELCDLDFKRCLYRYCDDYEKNVVGDIVVKGCKAAAKMLFTGTLTLGCKSYLDSQQRCCYCPPERAEGPKPSEAKYNEPKGTKDYGKERDKGKEKNKYGWKEL